The following are from one region of the Capsicum annuum cultivar UCD-10X-F1 chromosome 1, UCD10Xv1.1, whole genome shotgun sequence genome:
- the LOC107847613 gene encoding pentatricopeptide repeat-containing protein At5g43790 codes for MRTLSPKSAHPIFKLIEQCKNIATLKQVHAHMITTGLILHTYPLSRILISSSTIAATISHALSIFNHVTNPTIFLFNTLISSSLAGKEDDQTHFALALYTRILTQTTLIPNSYTYPSLFKACSSQPWLQHGRALHTHVLKFLEPPYDHFVQASLLNFYSKCGELGISRFLFDQITGPDLASWNSILAAYAHNNSVYYEFNLDNVYDSSSLSLEVLLLFSQMQKSLTRPNEVSLVALISACAELGALSQGVWAHSYVLRNGLNLNRFVGTTLITMYANCGRLDFARQVFNQLLERDTFCYNAMIRGLAVHGLGLEAIDLFKKMDLEGLVPDEVTMLVLMCACSNVGFVDQGCNFFLSMKEDYGIEPKLEHYGILVDLFGRAGRVKEAEEIVQTIPMKSNAVLWRSLLGAARVHGNLEVGESALKQLIQLEPETSGNYVLLSNMYASLNRWDDVKNVRKLMKDQGTDKAPGSSIVDIDGALHQFLAGDKTHPESKWIYVKLDEMHRRLQEHGHKSGTREVLFDIE; via the coding sequence ATGAGAACATTGAGCCCAAAATCTGCCCACCCAATTTTCAAACTCATAGAACAATGCAAAAACATAGCCACCCTCAAACAGGTGCATGCTCACATGATCACAACTGGGCTTATTCTCCACACTTACCCTCTCAGTCGCATTCTCATTTCATCCTCCACCATAGCTGCCACCATTTCCCATGCTCTAAGCATCTTCAACCATGTAACAAATCCAACAATCTTCCTTTTCAACACCCTCATCTCATCGTCGCTTGCTGGGAAAGAAGATGATCAAACTCACTTTGCCTTAGCCCTTTACACTCGTATTCTGACGCAAACCACTCTCATACCCAACAGTTACACCTACCCTTCTCTTTTTAAGGCTTGTAGTTCTCAACCATGGCTTCAACATGGCCGAGCCTTGCACACCCATGTCTTAAAATTTCTTGAGCCACCTTATGATCATTTTGTTCAAGCCTCATTGCTTAATTTCTACTCCAAGTGCGGCGAATTGGGTATTTCAAGATTCCTCTTTGATCAAATTACTGGACCTGATCTAGCTTCTTGGAACTCCATACTTGCAGCTTATGCACATAATAATTCTGTTTATTATGAATTCAACCTTGATAATGTGTATGATAGTTCTAGTTTATCATTGGAGGTTTTGCTTCTGTTTAGTCAAATGCAGAAATCTTTGACTCGTCCTAATGAAGTTAGTTTGGTGGCGTTGATTAGTGCTTGTGCTGAATTAGGTGCACTTAGTCAAGGAGTGTGGGCTCATTCTTATGTGCTTAGGAATGGTCTCAATCTCAATCGTTTTGTTGGCACAACATTAATCACCATGTATGCAAATTGTGGGCGTCTCGATTTTGCTCGCCAGGTGTTCAATCAATTGCTCGAAAGAGACACTTTTTGTTATAATGCCATGATTAGAGGACTTGCAGTTCACGGCCTTGGTCTGGAAGCCATCGACCTTTTCAAGAAAATGGATTTAGAAGGTTTGGTTCCCGATGAAGTAACAATGTTAGTTCTAATGTGTGCTTGCTCTAATGTGGGATTTGTTGATCAAGGCtgcaatttttttttgtcaatgaAGGAGGATTATGGCATTGAGCCTAAGCTTGAGCACTATGGGATCTTAGTGGACCTATTCGGTCGAGCAGGCCGAGTAAAGGAGGCTGAGGAAATAGTTCAGACCATTCCTATGAAGTCAAATGCAGTTCTTTGGAGGTCCTTACTTGGAGCTGCTAGAGTTCATGGTAACTTAGAGGTAGGCGAATCAGCTTTGAAACAATTGATACAGCTAGAGCCAGAGACTAGTGGGAATTATGTGTTATTATCGAATATGTACGCTAGCTTGAACAGGTGGGATGATGTCAAAAATGTAAGGAAGTTGATGAAAGATCAGGGGACTGACAAAGCTCCTGGTAGTAGCATTGTCGATATTGACGGTGCTTTGCACCAGTTCCTTGCTGGCGATAAGACTCATCCAGAATCGAAATGGATATATGTGAAGCTGGATGAAATGCACAGAAGGCTGCAAGAACATGGTCATAAGTCAGGAACAAGAGAAGTTTTGTTTGACATTGAATAG